In the genome of Actinomadura graeca, one region contains:
- a CDS encoding GntR family transcriptional regulator, with translation MQKEECVQVDTVYKRLRELIVAGEYPPGERLTEAALSETLAVSRTPVREALRRLEGDGLVLGAGRGVVVNRLTPEYLDHAYEVRAALESLTAQLAAGRQRAGRIAPASLTGLERDALLLEEVTASGDLARAVALNRQFHRTVAELAGNPIALDALERLWDQIIVSTRESLVRPERGPVVSAEHRDLVRAILHGDEAQAGRIAGDHVRATRATLT, from the coding sequence ATGCAGAAGGAGGAGTGCGTGCAGGTCGACACGGTTTACAAGCGGCTGAGGGAACTGATCGTCGCGGGTGAGTACCCGCCCGGCGAACGGCTCACGGAGGCGGCATTGAGCGAGACGCTTGCGGTGAGCCGGACGCCGGTCCGGGAGGCGCTTCGCAGGCTGGAAGGCGACGGCCTGGTCCTCGGCGCGGGCCGGGGCGTCGTCGTGAACCGCCTCACCCCCGAGTATCTGGACCATGCTTACGAGGTCAGGGCGGCGCTGGAGTCGCTCACCGCACAACTCGCCGCCGGACGGCAGCGCGCGGGACGCATCGCGCCCGCGTCCTTGACCGGCCTGGAACGGGATGCGCTGCTGCTGGAAGAGGTGACCGCCTCGGGTGATCTGGCTCGCGCCGTCGCCCTGAACCGGCAGTTCCACCGGACTGTGGCCGAATTGGCGGGCAACCCCATCGCGCTGGACGCCCTCGAACGGCTCTGGGACCAGATCATCGTCTCGACGCGGGAGTCGCTCGTCCGTCCAGAGCGCGGGCCGGTGGTCTCGGCAGAGCACCGGGATCTCGTGCGGGCGATCCTCCATGGCGACGAGGCTCAGGCGGGACGGATCGCGGGTGACCATGTGCGCGCCACCAGAGCGACGCTGACCTGA
- a CDS encoding TetR/AcrR family transcriptional regulator — translation MTTIPSAVDRLLDDGSGRRPRADARRNVERLVRAAREAAGEIGGEITAHEIARRAGVGVGTFYRRVSTLELLLEAVLAEVLGEIVAKGDEGLADPDPWGGFTGFASAYIRLRNELCDINEALGGPLDHARSELRDRIRLLVARAQEAGIMRADVTWQDVAFLLVSVSTSDHTLGLRAGQEQWDRNLQVVLDGLRTPQPAALPGTPPIDTTASA, via the coding sequence ATGACCACGATTCCGAGCGCCGTCGACCGGCTGCTGGACGACGGCTCGGGCCGCCGTCCGCGTGCCGATGCCAGGCGCAACGTGGAACGTCTGGTCCGCGCGGCGCGTGAGGCTGCGGGGGAGATCGGCGGCGAGATCACCGCGCACGAGATCGCCCGCCGGGCGGGGGTGGGCGTCGGGACGTTCTACCGGCGGGTCAGCACCCTTGAGCTGTTGCTGGAGGCCGTCCTGGCCGAGGTGCTCGGTGAGATCGTCGCCAAGGGCGACGAAGGGCTGGCCGATCCCGACCCGTGGGGCGGCTTCACCGGCTTCGCCTCGGCCTACATCCGCCTGCGCAACGAGTTGTGCGACATCAACGAGGCCCTCGGCGGGCCGCTCGACCACGCGAGGTCCGAACTGCGTGACCGCATCCGCCTGCTCGTCGCGCGGGCGCAGGAAGCCGGGATCATGCGCGCCGACGTCACCTGGCAGGACGTCGCGTTCCTGCTGGTCTCGGTTTCCACCAGTGACCACACCCTGGGGCTGCGGGCGGGCCAAGAGCAGTGGGACCGGAACCTCCAAGTCGTCTTGGACGGCCTGCGCACGCCCCAGCCGGCGGCCCTCCCCGGGACACCGCCCATCGACACCACCGCCTCCGCGTGA
- a CDS encoding winged helix-turn-helix transcriptional regulator — MVIPGRSAPGSSTGRPLMAALDLFGRRWTLRIIWELHEEPLGFRPLQQRCDGMSSSVLRQRLLELIEAGLVQQTPDGRHTLTELGQDAREAFGPLSTWSDRWAATMRPGI; from the coding sequence ATGGTGATCCCTGGAAGGTCCGCCCCCGGCTCGTCCACCGGCCGGCCGCTCATGGCGGCACTCGATCTCTTTGGTCGGCGCTGGACGTTGCGCATCATCTGGGAACTACACGAGGAACCGCTGGGCTTTCGCCCGCTCCAGCAGCGCTGCGACGGCATGTCCTCCAGTGTGCTGCGCCAGCGGCTCCTCGAACTGATCGAGGCGGGGCTCGTCCAGCAGACGCCGGATGGCCGTCACACGTTAACGGAACTCGGTCAGGACGCGCGGGAGGCTTTCGGCCCCCTCTCCACCTGGTCGGACCGATGGGCTGCGACGATGCGACCTGGCATCTGA
- a CDS encoding ABC transporter substrate-binding protein, protein MNHISTPPGLGRRSFLRYAGTGAAVVAAGSAVPLLTGCGTNDGTAKVGTGSNGGKFALKIAWIPNSEYAGIFLGAEDGFYAKQGLTVEVQPGGPNSTVIPLVTTDRVNMGIEAIPENVATAVARGAKLKIVGAGLQKSPECWVSLASNPVKSPKDIEGKKLGITLAGKNTALVFMKRNGVDVSKVKLVPIQFDPAPLAAREVDAIWGFASSQPVSLALRGIKTHVMPLADFGFNRMQNVFFVSQKTLDDSAARENARKFMTASRQGWEAALRDHKHSADVIMKKYGAKLGLKHEEEIKTLAAFAPYVTGPDTESKGLFWMSDALIEQTITGLSSIGIKADKSLFTNELLGG, encoded by the coding sequence ATGAACCACATCTCCACGCCGCCCGGTCTGGGCCGGCGCTCCTTCCTGCGGTACGCCGGCACGGGCGCGGCCGTGGTGGCCGCAGGCTCGGCCGTCCCCCTGCTGACCGGATGCGGCACCAACGACGGCACCGCCAAGGTCGGTACGGGCTCCAACGGCGGCAAGTTCGCGCTGAAGATCGCGTGGATCCCGAACTCGGAATACGCGGGCATCTTCCTCGGGGCCGAGGACGGCTTCTATGCCAAGCAGGGACTGACCGTCGAGGTCCAGCCGGGCGGGCCGAACAGCACGGTCATCCCCCTGGTGACGACGGACCGCGTCAACATGGGCATCGAGGCGATCCCGGAGAACGTCGCCACCGCCGTCGCCCGCGGCGCGAAGCTGAAGATCGTCGGCGCCGGGCTGCAGAAGAGCCCCGAATGCTGGGTCTCGCTCGCCAGCAACCCGGTCAAGAGCCCGAAGGACATCGAGGGCAAGAAGCTCGGCATCACGCTGGCAGGGAAGAACACCGCGCTGGTGTTCATGAAGCGCAACGGCGTCGACGTCAGCAAGGTCAAGCTGGTGCCGATCCAGTTCGACCCCGCGCCGCTCGCCGCCCGGGAGGTGGACGCGATCTGGGGATTCGCGTCCAGCCAGCCCGTATCGCTGGCGCTGCGCGGGATCAAGACCCACGTCATGCCACTGGCCGACTTCGGCTTCAACCGGATGCAGAATGTCTTCTTCGTCTCGCAGAAGACCCTGGACGACTCCGCGGCCCGCGAGAACGCCCGCAAGTTCATGACGGCCAGCCGCCAGGGCTGGGAGGCGGCACTCCGCGATCACAAGCACTCCGCCGACGTGATCATGAAGAAGTACGGCGCCAAGCTCGGCCTGAAGCACGAGGAAGAGATCAAGACGCTCGCCGCCTTCGCGCCGTACGTCACCGGTCCGGACACGGAGTCCAAGGGCCTGTTCTGGATGTCCGACGCGCTCATCGAGCAGACGATCACGGGGCTGTCCAGCATCGGGATCAAGGCCGACAAGTCGCTGTTCACCAACGAACTTCTCGGAGGATGA
- a CDS encoding Gfo/Idh/MocA family protein: MTSDKIRVGIVGASPDRGWAMRAHIPALQALPGYEITAVGTSRRASADEAARRFGVRHAFTDAGELASHPDVDLVAITVKVPMHFALAKAALDAGKHVYCEWPLTRTTAEAERLARLAQRAGVRHAVGLQARFSPAVQYARDLVADGFVGRVTSVNVYSARGKGAAAEIPEWIAYTFDQANAAGPLEVGAGHTLDALEYLAGPVTELSSTVAVQRTEYTVVPRRETIKVTTPDQIVVNAVLADGATAAVHVHDAKISGARTRVEIAGTEGDLVIRSSGPAAAEGIQIGTLAVHGTQGPGTAHKELPIPQHYLGPPADAEVVNIARFYAGLADDIATGTHSTPDFHAGLRVHRLLDAVRLSAETGRRQTLDP; encoded by the coding sequence ATGACCAGCGACAAGATCCGGGTGGGCATCGTCGGCGCCAGCCCCGACCGGGGTTGGGCGATGCGGGCGCACATCCCGGCGCTCCAGGCCCTGCCGGGCTACGAGATCACCGCCGTCGGCACCAGCAGGCGTGCCTCCGCCGATGAGGCCGCCCGCCGCTTCGGTGTCAGGCACGCGTTCACTGATGCCGGGGAGCTCGCGTCCCACCCTGACGTCGACCTCGTGGCCATCACTGTGAAAGTGCCCATGCACTTCGCTCTCGCCAAGGCGGCACTGGACGCGGGCAAGCACGTGTACTGCGAATGGCCCCTCACCCGGACCACCGCCGAAGCCGAACGACTTGCGCGGCTGGCACAGCGCGCCGGTGTCCGCCACGCGGTAGGGCTCCAGGCCCGCTTCTCCCCCGCCGTCCAGTACGCACGCGATTTGGTGGCCGACGGCTTCGTGGGACGAGTGACCTCCGTGAACGTCTATTCGGCACGAGGCAAGGGCGCCGCCGCGGAGATCCCCGAATGGATCGCCTACACGTTCGACCAGGCCAACGCAGCGGGACCACTGGAGGTAGGCGCCGGCCACACCCTCGATGCCTTGGAGTATCTGGCCGGGCCCGTCACCGAGCTCTCCTCGACGGTCGCCGTCCAGCGCACCGAGTACACCGTGGTCCCCCGTCGGGAGACGATCAAGGTCACCACTCCCGACCAGATCGTGGTCAACGCCGTCCTGGCCGACGGCGCGACCGCCGCCGTCCACGTCCACGACGCGAAGATCTCCGGCGCCCGCACCCGGGTCGAGATCGCGGGCACCGAGGGCGATCTTGTGATCCGATCCAGCGGCCCCGCCGCCGCGGAAGGTATTCAGATCGGGACGCTGGCCGTCCACGGTACCCAGGGCCCCGGCACAGCACACAAGGAACTGCCCATACCTCAGCACTACCTGGGGCCACCAGCCGACGCGGAGGTCGTCAACATCGCACGCTTCTACGCCGGCCTCGCCGACGACATCGCCACCGGAACCCACAGCACCCCGGACTTCCACGCGGGCCTGCGCGTCCACCGTCTGCTCGACGCCGTCCGCCTCTCGGCGGAGACAGGAAGGCGGCAGACATTGGACCCGTGA
- a CDS encoding OsmC family protein: MAKSHRYEVSVTWTGDLGTGTSSYRAYERSHEVAVPGKPPIPGSSDPGFRGDAHRWNPEELLVASLSQCHMLWFLHLCATEKIVVTAYTDEACGTMIETPDGGGRFDEVVLRPRVECAVTGMADQLAALHERAHKLCFIANSVNFPVRHEPAFVE; this comes from the coding sequence ATGGCCAAGAGTCACCGCTACGAGGTGTCTGTGACGTGGACCGGCGACCTCGGGACGGGGACGAGTTCCTACCGCGCCTACGAGCGCTCCCACGAGGTGGCGGTGCCGGGCAAGCCACCGATCCCGGGCAGTTCGGACCCCGGCTTTCGCGGCGACGCGCATCGCTGGAACCCGGAGGAACTTCTCGTCGCCTCCCTCTCCCAGTGCCACATGCTGTGGTTCCTCCACCTGTGCGCCACGGAGAAGATCGTCGTCACCGCCTACACCGACGAAGCCTGCGGAACCATGATCGAAACACCGGACGGGGGTGGGCGGTTCGATGAGGTAGTACTGCGGCCCCGGGTTGAATGCGCCGTCACCGGAATGGCCGATCAGCTCGCCGCTCTGCATGAGCGCGCCCACAAGCTCTGCTTCATCGCGAACTCGGTGAACTTCCCGGTCCGCCACGAACCGGCGTTTGTCGAATGA
- a CDS encoding FCD domain-containing protein, with product MSAQEGPVEARAAARHLRDRGFDVSESTVSRLLTGLDERGLTQSLGKKGRILTEEGDRVAANQQLDSQRASHFADALAMRDVHDLTDHLISRRGIEREAARAAALRADPEELTRLREMVKTGGEARWRERLAFHKTIGDASHNKQIQAITTTLFDERLDLLERLLIMIGIKQDALIRWDQEHRDIVASISDRDADGAERLMVVHLDGMIRETEHFANSGNAHVIHTLLAEIDLA from the coding sequence ATGAGCGCTCAGGAAGGCCCGGTGGAGGCGCGAGCTGCTGCTCGCCACCTGCGGGATCGCGGCTTCGATGTCAGCGAGTCGACCGTCAGCCGCCTCCTCACCGGCCTCGACGAGCGGGGGCTCACCCAGTCGCTGGGGAAGAAGGGGCGAATTCTCACCGAGGAGGGCGACCGTGTCGCGGCCAACCAGCAGCTGGACAGTCAGCGGGCGTCCCACTTCGCCGACGCGCTCGCCATGCGCGACGTGCACGACCTGACCGATCATCTGATCAGCCGCAGAGGGATCGAGCGGGAGGCCGCGCGGGCCGCCGCGCTCAGGGCAGATCCGGAGGAGCTCACGCGACTTCGGGAGATGGTCAAGACGGGAGGCGAGGCGCGCTGGCGGGAACGGCTCGCCTTCCACAAGACGATCGGCGACGCCTCGCACAACAAGCAGATCCAGGCGATCACCACGACGCTGTTCGACGAGCGTCTGGATCTCCTGGAACGCCTGCTCATCATGATCGGGATCAAGCAGGATGCACTGATCCGGTGGGACCAGGAGCACCGCGACATCGTCGCCAGCATCTCCGACCGGGACGCGGACGGCGCCGAGCGGCTCATGGTCGTGCATCTGGACGGAATGATCCGTGAGACGGAGCACTTCGCCAACAGCGGGAACGCTCACGTCATCCACACGCTGCTCGCGGAAATCGATCTCGCGTAG
- a CDS encoding adenosine deaminase: MRAERPGRFNTRPTLEDIRRAPKVLLHDHLDGGVRPGTVVDLARESGYGDLPTTDPDALRAWFAESADSGSLERYLKPFSHTGGVMQSVEALTRVAYECAEDLANDGIVYAEVRYAPALHLRAGLSLEQVVEAVLDGFARGRREFGIRVGTLLTANRNQARSMEIAKLAVRYRDDGVVGFDIAGTEAGYPPIKHLDAFEYLRRENAHFTIHAGEGFGLPSIWQAIQWCGADRLGHGVRIIDDIEVDGDETRLGRLADYVRDKRIPLEMCPSSNVQTGAATSIAEHPIGLLHDLGFRVTVNTDNRLMSKTTLSEEFAKLIEVFDYDWDDLQWFTVNAMKSAFLPFTERLELINGVIKPGFAQLKWNRAHPSA; encoded by the coding sequence ATGCGGGCGGAAAGGCCCGGTAGGTTCAACACCCGCCCGACTCTTGAGGACATCCGGCGGGCGCCGAAGGTGCTGCTGCACGACCACCTGGACGGCGGCGTGCGGCCTGGGACCGTTGTGGACCTGGCGCGAGAATCCGGGTACGGGGACTTGCCGACCACGGACCCCGACGCCCTGCGGGCATGGTTCGCGGAGTCGGCCGACTCGGGATCGCTGGAACGGTACTTGAAGCCGTTCTCCCACACCGGCGGCGTGATGCAGTCCGTCGAGGCCCTGACGCGGGTCGCGTACGAGTGCGCCGAGGACCTCGCGAACGACGGGATCGTCTATGCGGAGGTCCGTTATGCACCCGCGCTGCATCTGCGTGCCGGGTTGTCGCTGGAGCAGGTGGTCGAGGCCGTCCTGGACGGGTTCGCGCGGGGAAGGCGGGAGTTCGGGATCCGCGTCGGGACGCTCCTCACCGCGAACCGGAACCAGGCCCGGAGCATGGAGATCGCAAAACTGGCCGTCCGGTACCGGGACGACGGCGTCGTCGGATTCGACATCGCGGGCACCGAGGCCGGGTACCCGCCGATCAAGCATCTGGACGCGTTCGAGTACCTGCGGCGCGAGAACGCGCACTTCACCATCCACGCGGGTGAGGGATTCGGACTCCCGTCGATCTGGCAGGCGATCCAGTGGTGCGGGGCCGACCGGCTCGGCCACGGCGTCCGGATCATCGACGACATCGAAGTGGACGGCGACGAGACCAGACTCGGGCGCCTGGCCGACTATGTGCGCGACAAACGGATCCCGCTGGAAATGTGCCCCTCGTCCAACGTCCAGACGGGCGCGGCGACGTCGATCGCCGAGCATCCGATCGGGCTGTTGCACGACCTGGGCTTCCGCGTCACGGTGAACACCGACAACCGGCTGATGAGCAAGACGACGCTGTCGGAGGAGTTCGCCAAGCTCATCGAGGTGTTCGACTACGACTGGGACGACCTCCAGTGGTTCACGGTCAACGCGATGAAGTCGGCGTTCCTGCCTTTCACCGAGCGGCTCGAACTGATCAACGGGGTGATCAAGCCCGGTTTCGCCCAGCTCAAGTGGAACCGCGCCCACCCCTCGGCGTGA
- a CDS encoding lipoate--protein ligase family protein → MHGEYKVPGGKLVVVDVDVVDGLLRGPRVSGDFFLEPDEALDAINAVLDGLPAGLEGKEIGARVQAGLPRGTVMLGITAEAVGIAVRRAVARASDWRDHEWRLIHEGPQGPALHMALDQVLAEEVGAGRRPPTLRVWEWASPAVVIGSFQSLRNEVDAEAAARYGVEVVRRISGGGAMFIEPGNTITYSLYAPETLVAGMSFAESYAFLDDWVLGALGEVGIRAWYQPLNDITSDNGKIAGAAQKRLAAGAVLHHVTMAYDIDAAKMLQVLRIGREKVSDKGIASANKRVDPLRRQTGLPREEIIERMIGHFRGRYGLVGDKISEDELRLAGKYVTDKFGTQEWTARVP, encoded by the coding sequence ATGCATGGTGAGTACAAGGTGCCCGGCGGCAAGCTTGTGGTCGTCGATGTGGATGTCGTGGACGGTCTGCTGCGCGGTCCTAGGGTCAGTGGCGACTTCTTCCTGGAGCCGGACGAGGCGCTTGATGCCATCAACGCCGTCCTGGACGGTCTGCCGGCCGGACTTGAAGGCAAGGAGATCGGGGCTCGCGTCCAGGCCGGGTTGCCGCGCGGAACGGTGATGTTGGGGATCACCGCGGAGGCCGTGGGGATCGCGGTCCGGCGTGCGGTCGCGCGGGCTTCGGACTGGCGGGATCACGAGTGGCGGCTGATTCATGAAGGGCCGCAAGGACCGGCTCTGCACATGGCGCTCGACCAGGTGCTCGCGGAGGAGGTGGGAGCCGGTCGGCGGCCGCCGACGCTGCGGGTGTGGGAGTGGGCCTCGCCCGCAGTGGTCATCGGCAGCTTCCAGTCCCTGCGCAACGAGGTGGACGCCGAGGCCGCGGCGCGGTACGGGGTGGAGGTCGTCCGGCGGATCAGCGGGGGCGGTGCGATGTTCATCGAGCCGGGCAATACGATCACCTATTCGCTGTACGCGCCGGAGACGCTGGTGGCGGGCATGTCGTTCGCGGAGAGCTATGCGTTCCTCGACGACTGGGTTCTGGGGGCGCTCGGCGAGGTGGGTATCAGGGCCTGGTATCAGCCACTGAACGACATCACCTCGGATAACGGGAAGATCGCGGGGGCGGCGCAGAAGCGGCTGGCCGCGGGGGCCGTCCTGCATCACGTGACCATGGCGTACGACATCGACGCCGCGAAGATGCTGCAGGTGCTGCGCATCGGCAGGGAGAAGGTGTCCGACAAGGGCATCGCCAGCGCGAACAAGCGGGTCGATCCGCTGCGTCGGCAGACCGGCCTTCCCCGGGAGGAGATCATCGAGCGGATGATCGGGCACTTCCGGGGCCGTTACGGGCTGGTCGGCGACAAGATCAGCGAGGATGAACTGCGTCTCGCCGGCAAGTACGTGACGGACAAGTTCGGTACGCAGGAATGGACGGCTCGCGTGCCGTGA
- a CDS encoding serine hydrolase yields the protein MAISVRTDSLSYTYRRRLRTATASIVKLDIVLALLLKAQREGRRLTAREKTLAERAITVSDNDAATALWYMIGGSDGLAAANRLLGLRATEPGPGGAWGSTTTTVTDQIRLLTALTSGHSRIRPANRRYVRGLMADVVPEQAWGVSASADSDFGVALKNGWLPRDAHGGLWTINSVGLVRAHGRTYMIAAISERHPSMRDGITTLEHVTRMVTSALAPSRHDLDV from the coding sequence GTGGCGATATCAGTCCGGACCGACAGCCTGTCCTACACCTACCGCCGAAGGCTGCGGACGGCGACCGCGAGCATCGTCAAGCTCGACATCGTCCTCGCACTCCTCCTGAAAGCGCAGCGCGAAGGACGGCGGCTCACGGCGAGAGAGAAGACGCTCGCCGAACGGGCGATCACGGTCAGCGACAACGACGCGGCGACCGCTCTCTGGTACATGATCGGCGGCTCGGACGGGCTGGCCGCCGCGAACCGCCTGCTCGGACTCCGCGCGACGGAACCCGGGCCCGGCGGCGCCTGGGGCTCCACGACCACCACGGTCACCGACCAGATACGCCTGCTCACCGCCCTCACGTCCGGCCATAGCCGAATCCGGCCCGCGAACCGCCGTTACGTCCGCGGTCTGATGGCGGACGTGGTGCCGGAGCAAGCCTGGGGGGTGAGCGCGTCGGCCGATTCTGACTTCGGCGTCGCCCTCAAGAACGGCTGGCTGCCCCGCGACGCGCACGGCGGCCTTTGGACGATCAACAGCGTCGGCCTGGTCCGCGCCCACGGCCGCACCTACATGATCGCCGCCATCTCTGAACGCCACCCCAGCATGCGGGACGGCATCACCACCTTGGAGCACGTCACCAGGATGGTCACCAGTGCGCTCGCTCCGTCCCGACACGACCTCGACGTGTGA